TTGGAGAGTAAAGTCAAGTATTATTCCAAATTATTGCAACGAAGAAAAGAAATTCTGGATAAAGCTCGTGAAGAATTGCAACTTTCTAAAGAGGCTTATGAAAAGTTGAAAAATCTGGTAGAATTAAAAGTAGCTGACTTGCAATCTGCTGATTTTTTCTTTACATTCCGACTTTTTTACGAACAAACTCCCGAAAAAAACAAGGAATTTGCCAATGTATATTTGAATTCTTGGGAAGAAATTTATGAAAAAGCCTTTCAAAATCCAGATTTATTGGCGTACGATGGACAAACTGCCTTTCTTTCGCGTTACAGAATGTTACAAGATATTAAAAATACAGGAACTTTGCAGTTTGAATCATCTGAAAAGCCTTATTTCATTCGTGAAATTGATTTTTTTCGAACAAATTTACCTCAAAATTTAGTTGAGTATGCTTGGGCAAATACAATGTACGAAGGGCTGATGCAAGGAAATTTTGAAAAAGAATGGATTACTAATTTTGAAGAATTCAAAACACAATTTCCGAGTAGCAAACTCACGGATTTGCTTATTCCTTATGTAAATAAAGTTGTTGAATATCACAATAGTGAGAAAGGTTTTTCTGTGAATTTTGTGGAAAATTATCAAAATATTAACTCTTTAGATGAACTTTTTGCAAAATATCAAGGAAAAGTGCTTTACATTGATATTTGGGCGACTTGGTGTGTGCCTTGCCGTAAAGAATTACAATATTCTAAGGAAAATCATTCTACTTTGGAAACAATGGGCGTGATTCCTGTTTATCTCTCGATTGATAAAAATAGTTCTGATAATCAATGGAAAACGATGATTAAAAATCTGAAATTGGAAGGTGTTCATATCAGAGCCAACGAAGC
This genomic window from Capnocytophaga canimorsus contains:
- a CDS encoding TlpA family protein disulfide reductase, whose translation is MKKISILLAFTMVISCGTPDKKGNLLSGKVSGEANNNLSVNLPIDGKYFAGNNQQINIKKDGSYSVEIPEGTIGMAFLHNHFVPAYLFVDKQEQYVVDFQGEEVTYDSDNQKMFQLFNDLELFADVRSTVDVEKHTDLESKVKYYSKLLQRRKEILDKAREELQLSKEAYEKLKNLVELKVADLQSADFFFTFRLFYEQTPEKNKEFANVYLNSWEEIYEKAFQNPDLLAYDGQTAFLSRYRMLQDIKNTGTLQFESSEKPYFIREIDFFRTNLPQNLVEYAWANTMYEGLMQGNFEKEWITNFEEFKTQFPSSKLTDLLIPYVNKVVEYHNSEKGFSVNFVENYQNINSLDELFAKYQGKVLYIDIWATWCVPCRKELQYSKENHSTLETMGVIPVYLSIDKNSSDNQWKTMIKNLKLEGVHIRANEAFQKELGEFVKAIPHYIIVGKDGKIKEKSAKRPSDKSQLFEQLKNYI